One Luteolibacter flavescens DNA segment encodes these proteins:
- a CDS encoding tryptophan halogenase family protein has product MVVLTMVSFSESEGSAPAAIRSVLVLGGGSAGLLAALTLKRLMPALEVTLVRSSEIGVIGVGEGTTAVFPAHFFDTLGISKEEFYQEAQPTWKQGIRFLWGPREEFFYDFEFQYDQQFPGTRKATGFFAAGDCANLSQAGALMGQGKAFTTGPLNRPVIKGQYAFHIENHRLVTCLESIAARSGVTIEDDTLDRAEVADGKVTALHFKKGGTRTADLYVDASGFRSELIGKALDEPFKSFSGGLFCDRAVIAGWERTDEPILPYTTAETMDHGWCWQIEHETFINRGYVYGSDFVSDDEAKAELLAKNPKITAEPRIVKFRSGRYERNWVGNVVAVGNASGFVEPLEATALAQIIYEARWLVESLHVTGGSPDEAMKASYNRIVGVAWDEIRDFLAFHYKFNTRLSTPFWTHCREHTSLGNYEELYRLYREVGPSPALLVHAVPNRPNIYGVEGFLAMLVGMQVPYERVHLAAMEEREAFDRHRQKLSGVARGGVSVREALDAIRKPGWQWT; this is encoded by the coding sequence ATGGTTGTCCTGACCATGGTCTCGTTCTCTGAATCGGAAGGTAGTGCCCCGGCCGCGATCCGCAGCGTGCTGGTGCTGGGTGGCGGCAGTGCCGGATTGCTCGCGGCGCTCACGCTGAAGCGGCTGATGCCGGCGCTGGAGGTGACTCTGGTGCGCAGCTCGGAGATCGGGGTGATCGGCGTCGGCGAAGGGACCACGGCGGTCTTTCCCGCGCATTTCTTCGACACGCTGGGGATCTCCAAGGAGGAATTCTATCAGGAAGCGCAGCCGACGTGGAAGCAGGGCATCCGCTTCCTGTGGGGACCGCGCGAGGAGTTCTTCTACGACTTCGAGTTCCAGTACGACCAGCAGTTCCCCGGCACGCGGAAGGCCACGGGCTTCTTCGCAGCGGGAGATTGCGCGAATCTCTCGCAGGCCGGTGCCCTCATGGGACAGGGCAAGGCCTTCACGACCGGCCCGCTCAACCGGCCGGTGATCAAGGGCCAGTACGCCTTCCACATCGAGAATCACCGGCTGGTCACCTGCCTGGAATCGATCGCCGCACGCAGTGGCGTGACCATCGAGGACGATACGCTGGACCGAGCGGAAGTGGCGGACGGCAAGGTGACGGCGCTTCATTTCAAGAAGGGCGGTACCCGCACCGCGGACCTCTACGTGGATGCCTCGGGCTTCCGCTCCGAGCTGATCGGCAAGGCGCTGGACGAGCCCTTCAAGAGCTTCTCCGGCGGGCTCTTCTGCGACCGCGCGGTCATCGCCGGCTGGGAGCGCACGGACGAGCCCATCCTGCCCTACACCACCGCTGAGACGATGGACCACGGCTGGTGCTGGCAGATCGAGCACGAGACCTTCATCAACCGCGGGTATGTCTATGGCAGCGACTTCGTCTCCGATGACGAGGCGAAGGCCGAGCTGCTGGCGAAGAACCCGAAGATCACCGCCGAGCCGCGCATCGTGAAATTCCGCAGCGGCCGCTACGAGCGGAACTGGGTGGGCAACGTGGTGGCCGTGGGAAATGCCTCGGGCTTCGTCGAGCCGCTGGAGGCCACCGCCCTCGCGCAGATCATCTACGAGGCACGCTGGCTGGTGGAGTCGCTGCACGTCACCGGCGGATCTCCGGACGAGGCGATGAAGGCGAGCTACAACCGCATCGTGGGCGTGGCGTGGGACGAGATCCGCGACTTCCTCGCCTTCCACTACAAGTTCAATACCCGGCTCTCCACGCCCTTCTGGACGCACTGCCGCGAGCACACGAGCCTGGGGAACTACGAGGAGCTCTACCGCCTCTATCGCGAGGTGGGGCCCAGCCCGGCGCTGCTGGTGCATGCCGTGCCGAACCGGCCGAATATCTACGGCGTGGAAGGCTTCCTCGCCATGCTGGTGGGCATGCAGGTGCCCTACGAGCGCGTGCACCTGGCCGCGATGGAGGAACGCGAGGCATTCGACCGCCATCGTCAGAAGCTCTCGGGCGTGGCAAGGGGCGGCGTGTCCGTCCGCGAGGCGCTCGACGCCATCCGCAAGCCCGGCTGGCAGTGGACCTGA